The Fusarium falciforme chromosome 8, complete sequence region TCCCTCCAATCCACCCATTCGTGAGTGCGGTACATGTATAACAGCTGGTTGCGCCTCTCCTGCGAGAGACCTAGTCCGAACCTAAACATGTCCTCCCCGCGGGTCTCTGGCTCGGGGCAGTCAAAAGTCCTGAACGCTTTTTGGTCCACCCAGTCGCCGCAACCCATCTTGATGACTCGTAGGTTTGTCATGGTCTCTCGCCAGCGGGAGAGTATCATGTGCCAGCGAAGGCTGGTGGGTGTCGTGACGTACGCCTCACGAGGTCCATTAggttcgtcgtcgtcatttATCGACTTATAGTATCCTTCGTTGGAAATAGATATATCGTTGCCGAAGTCGTCTTGTCCTATTATAGTCTCACCGCGATCCATATCCGACGGTCGACAGTCGTACTGATGCAGGACAGCGCAGTCGTCCAGGTAAAGCTTCTCCAGGTTCAGCGAGCCAAACCAATCGATCTGCCATTCGTGACTAAAGGTGTATTTTCCCAAAGCGAGCGCCTTGAGGTTGGGCAACCCTCTCCCTTTCCCAAGCCGGCGAAAGTCCATCCTCGGGCTGAAACCCCACGGCTCTTGACAGTAGAGGGAAAGTGTGTGAAGGTTAGCGACGATATCCGGGCTCAGCCACGTGGTATGCAGATTCTCGAACGAGATATACTTGGTGATGGAATCGTTTTCGGTGTTTCTCTCTTCCCCTAGAGTCTCAGTCGTGATGTGAAGCCTGAGATCACGGAGCGCCGGGCCAACGACCAGCTTGAAGGCTTCTGAAGAAGTAACCCGTGGCTCGTGACGGTCGCCTAAGTTGCGGATGGTCAGACTGGAAAGCTGAATAGGAGGCCCGTTTATGGTTGGGggcagcttctcctcgggaTAAAAGACAAAATCCGCCAGGTCCCCAACTAATCCGGCaattctctccttctccttggacCAGTTGCCTGCTAGGGACTGGAATATCTTGAGGAGCATCTCAAATCGATCATCATTGGATTCATCAGCGTCGCCTTCTCCAAATTCTGCACAGTCCTCGTGGAATCTGAGGTGTAGACGTTCGAGACTTCGAAAGCAGGACAAGAACGGGAAGCAATCGACGAAATCTTCTGGCAGCTGCCAGACATTGTGCATTCGATATTTAAAGTCAGGGCCGAGCCAGGTGTCGACTGTCACATCTTGGACATGGACACGAAGATGTGAATCGGCCAGGGCTCTGAACTTTCTGGAGCTGTCGCCGTAGGCTACCAAGCGGATGGAGCGAAATGCGCTGCGTGTAGCCAGGGAGTTTAGGTGATGGTTGACGAGTCGCGTTTGAAGCAGGGCGTCTTGAGGCAAAAAGGATACGACATGGCTTAGAAGCTCTAGAGGGAGAGCGCTGAGATGAGGGATAGATGGCATCTTGATGGGCAGTAGGCAGAGCCGAAGGTGAATTGTTGGCAGTCACCTTGGTTGTCGTTTACTCGGAGCAAGTTTGTTGGTTGAAGGTAACACAAGGTCATAGACCATCCCTGTCCCTAGGTTTGTCTAGTTGGAATATAGGGTAAGCCATCTCGCAATACTGCATTGGGATAGAGTCTTGGTAGAGCACGTTTGGGACTTATGACTAATATTTAAGAGTAAAGGTCTATGATTTAGTGACTGAATGGCCGTGAGAAGCTATCTTATAGAAGAGTATGCTGTATTTTCCGTGCACTGACAGGCGTTTATACTGACACACCGTAGCGCCCAGAGACCATCTATGCCAAGGAGAGGCAATAGTCTTCTAGGCAGTGGCACTAGATTATCTCCCGCTTACTGTCTAAGAGAATCTTAACCtatcttcttgatcttggtcttggagtGCAACCTGCATGGGGGTTGAGGACAAAGTAAAACAGACACCAGAACGGCGATTTAAGTCTATACTCGTAAAGGATCATGCCGAagtttataaagaaatatcctAATTTTAGGCTCTTCTTTAGATTATCTTGTGCTTCTTCTACTCTTAGGAGGGGAGAAGCTGATCTTTATCCTATCTTCTTTACCGACCTATGTGCCAAAAGACAGCCAGGACAGCCTCTGCGTGCTTTGCCATTACAAATATGAAACAGCGACTCAGCCAAGTGTTTCATCTCTCAGCTCAAGAAGCATTCAATG contains the following coding sequences:
- a CDS encoding F-box domain-containing protein, yielding MPSIPHLSALPLELLSHVVSFLPQDALLQTRLVNHHLNSLATRSAFRSIRLVAYGDSSRKFRALADSHLRVHVQDVTVDTWLGPDFKYRMHNVWQLPEDFVDCFPFLSCFRSLERLHLRFHEDCAEFGEGDADESNDDRFEMLLKIFQSLAGNWSKEKERIAGLVGDLADFVFYPEEKLPPTINGPPIQLSSLTIRNLGDRHEPRVTSSEAFKLVVGPALRDLRLHITTETLGEERNTENDSITKYISFENLHTTWLSPDIVANLHTLSLYCQEPWGFSPRMDFRRLGKGRGLPNLKALALGKYTFSHEWQIDWFGSLNLEKLYLDDCAVLHQYDCRPSDMDRGETIIGQDDFGNDISISNEGYYKSINDDDEPNGPREAYVTTPTSLRWHMILSRWRETMTNLRVIKMGCGDWVDQKAFRTFDCPEPETRGEDMFRFGLGLSQERRNQLLYMYRTHEWVDWREWEEERRNYIAHMEQEGEEWDTDEEGFGLWRMEDGLRARDEEALDLFVSTVKERARKIR